A stretch of Amblyraja radiata isolate CabotCenter1 chromosome 6, sAmbRad1.1.pri, whole genome shotgun sequence DNA encodes these proteins:
- the LOC116974140 gene encoding protocadherin-8-like, producing MKVHPPLLIRDRSPTSWRCQKLLELFPSEIRECMMTDGRDRNHFAAPVSATIPGLLRYLLLVLLTAPTADCLTANYSVYEEEPPGTVIGNLAADLQLEAAGSFRLMQKFNGSLVEVGETDGQLRVGGRIDREQLCPQQARAGSDPDAEPQPQLEPCSLLFDVVNLSGDKFVLIRVEMRVRDINDHAPDFGRPEVLLEISESSVLGTRVPLEPALDPDLGANSLLKYRLSPSRPFALEQRIGADGLRCPELVLVERLDRESQAELLLQLEAEDGGNSIPARRTATVRLRVQVLDSNDNSPAFERSAVVLELREDAAPGSLLLQLRATDPDLGANGEIIYSLSPQLPAAVRRLFHLDARSGRLSLAARLDRERAPALELEVRARDRGHPPSAAAVCSVTVRVLDVNDNAPEIGVAPLVPDPVAVPVTAVVSEAAAPGSLVALVTATDRDAGANGRVHCALSPPNGHFELRRAHGSSLLLLTAAPLDRERVADYNLTLVAEDGGAPPRRTQRALTVRVSDVNDNAPAFSRRLYHVSLAENNRPGAHMTTVQAHDPDLAHNGRLTYRLLGPGAALASIHPATGAIYALRSFDREALPEAELLVRVTDGGSPPLSSSATVRLTVTDRNDNAPVITHPLPGNANVNGNASACVITLPRHAGAGHLATRMRARDADQGVNAELSYRLLSGAQAGYGLFSIERRSGDVRLGRPPTPEPGDGNGAWRLVVAVSDNGQPALSATATLHFVLEAEEEAAGPGRRRRLLPGQRGWDTSLVVIVVLAGGCAALIVAIVGVAASCSSGGKATTSPGRRAGGRLASDSELDVGDLLLNSSPPSTNSEVGGNSEDLSSLTSDPKETGTSGESFISESDLDHGTFTTVAIQQHRKPQEIFSGKDSGKGDSDFNDSASDISGDAMKKGNAVIDQRQNGLPCLDENQSPCISEPHFNLTSQQTECGKLSPHLNQDYMVAYSSTPTAFFHSSSNTANSVLQDHPLKCIRQHGHILKSGPQTSEKVLSRDSGKPVHLFCQPTEQRHNKSNSSASVTSGHRYQTSYLNTELSEVATSF from the exons ATGAAAGTTCATCCCCCACTACTAATTCGTGACAGAAGTCCTACTTCTTGGCGTTGCCAAAAATTGCTTGAACTTTTTCCGAGTGAGATCCGCGAGTGCATGATGACCGACGGAAGAGACAGAAACCACTTTGCTGCCCCAGTTTCTGCCACCATCCCCGGACTCCTCCGCTACCTCCTCCTTGTACTTTTAACCGCTCCAACAGCCGACTGCTTAACGGCCAACTACTCCGTCTACGAGGAGGAGCCGCCCGGCACCGTGATCGGAAACTTGGCGGCAGATCTGCAGCTGGAAGCGGCGGGCAGCTTCCGACTGATGCAAAAGTTCAACGGGTCGCTGGTGGAAGTGGGCGAGACGGACGGGCAGCTGCGGGTCGGGGGCCGCATCGACCGGGAGCAACTGTGCCCCCAACAAGCGAGAGCAGGATCCGACCCCGATGCGGAGCCGCAGCCGCAACTGGAGCCGTGCTCGCTGCTCTTCGACGTGGTGAACCTGTCCGGAGACAAGTTCGTGCTGATCCGCGTCGAGATGCGAGTGCGGGACATTAACGACCACGCCCCCGACTTCGGGCGACCGGAGGTGCTGCTGGAAATCAGCGagagctcggtgctgggaacccGCGTCCCGCTGGAGCCGGCGCTCGACCCCGACCTGGGCGCCAACTCGCTGCTCAAGTACCGACTGTCGCCGAGCCGCCCCTTCGCGCTGGAGCAGCGGATCGGCGCCGACGGGCTGCGTTGCCCGGAGCTGGTGCTGGTGGAGCGGCTGGACCGTGAGAGTCAGGCGGAGCTGCTGCTGCAGCTGGAGGCCGAGGACGGCGGCAACAGTATCCCGGCGAGGAGGACGGCCACGGTGCGGCTCCGGGTGCAGGTGCTCGACTCCAACGACAACAGCCCGGCCTTCGAGCGCAGCGCGGTGGTGCTGGAGCTGCGGGAAGACGCGGCGCCCGGCTCGTTGCTGCTGCAGCTGCGGGCGACCGACCCCGACCTGGGCGCCAACGGCGAGATCATCTACAGCCTCAGCCCGCAGCTTCCCGCCGCCGTCCGCCGCCTCTTCCACCTGGACGCGCGCTCCGGCCGCCTCAGCCTGGCCGCGCGCCTGGACCGCGAGCGCGCGCCCGCCCTGGAGCTGGAGGTGCGCGCGCGCGACCGCGGGCACCCGCCCAGCGCCGCCGCCGTCTGCAGCGTCACCGTGCGCGTGCTCGACGTCAACGACAACGCGCCCGAGATCGGGGTGGCGCCGCTCGTCCCCGACCCGGTGGCGGTGCCCGTGACCGCGGTTGTCAGTGAGGCGGCGGCGCCCGGCAGCCTGGTGGCGCTCGTCACCGCCACGGACCGCGACGCGGGCGCCAACGGGCGCGTTCACTGCGCGCTCTCGCCGCCCAACGGTCACTTCGAGCTGCGGCGCGCGCACGGCTCCAGCCTCCTGCTGTTGACGGCGGCGCCGCTCGACCGCGAGCGCGTGGCCGACTACAACCTGACGCTCGTGGCCGAGGACGGGGGCGCGCCCCCGCGCCGCACCCAGCGCGCGCTCACCGTGCGCGTGTCCGACGTGAACGACAACGCGCCCGCCTTCTCGCGCCGCCTCTACCATGTGTCGCTGGCGGAGAACAACCGTCCCGGCGCCCACATGACCACCGTGCAGGCCCACGACCCCGACCTGGCCCACAACGGCCGCCTCACCTACCGGCTGCTGGGGCCCGGCGCCGCGCTCGCCTCCATCCACCCGGCCACCGGCGCCATCTACGCGCTGCGCTCCTTCGACCGAGAGGCGCTGCCCGAGGCCGAGCTGCTGGTGCGCGTCACCGACGGCGGGTCACCGCCGCTCAGCAGCTCGGCCACCGTCCGCCTGACCGTCACCGACCGCAACGACAACGCGCCCGTCATCACGCACCCGCTGCCCGGCAACGCCAACGTTAACGGCAACGCCTCCGCCTGCGTCATCACGCTGCCCCGCCACGCCGGCGCCGGACACCTGGCCACGCGCATGCGCGCCCGCGATGCCGACCAGGGGGTGAACGCGGAGCTGAGCTACCGGCTGCTGAGCGGCGCCCAGGCCGGGTACGGGCTCTTCAGCATCGAGCGCCGCAGCGGGGACGTACGGCTCGGCCGACCCCCCACACCCGAGCCCGGGGATGGCAACGGGGCCTGGCGGCTCGTCGTGGCCGTCAGTGACAACGGACAACCCGCCCTGTCCGCCACCGCCACGCTGCACTTTGTGCTGGAGGCCGAGGAGGAGGCGGCGGGTcccgggcggcggcggcggctcctCCCGGGACAGCGGGGATGGGACACGTCGCTGGTGGTGATCGTGGTGCTGGCGGGCGGGTGCGCCGCCCTCATCGTGGCCATCGTTGGCGTGGCCGCCTCCTGCAGCAGCGGCGGGAAGGCGACAACATCCCCGGGGCGCCGGGCCGGCGGCCGGTTGGCGAGCGATAGCGAGCTGGATGTCGGCGACTTGTTGCTGAATTCGTCTCCACCCTCGACCAAcagtgaagtgggaggaaattccGAAGATCTGAGCAGCCTCACATCGGACCCTAAAGAGACTGGCACCAGCGGAGAG AGCTTTATATCGGAGTCTGATCTTGATCATGGCACTTTCACCACAGTTGCCATTCAGCAACACAGAAA GCCCCAAGAAATATTTAGTGGGAAAGACAGTGGAAAAGGTGACAGTGACTTCAATGACAGCGCTTCTGATATAAGTGGAGATGCCATGAAAAAAGGAAATGCAGTTATTGATCAAAGACAAAATG GATTGCCCTGTCTTGACGAAAACCAAAGTCCTTGCATTTCAGAGCCACATTTCAACTTGACCTCTCAACAGACAGAGTGTGGCAAATTATCTCCTCATTTAAACCAGGACTACATGGTTGCATATTCTTCAACACCTACTGCATTCTTCCATTCATCAAGTAATACAGCAAATTCAGTTCTGCAAGATCATCCTTTGAAATGCATTCGCCAACATGGTCACATATTAAAGTCAGGACCTCAGACTTCTGAAAAGGTTCTTTCCAGAGATTCTGGAAAGCCAGTACACTTGTTTTGCCAACCAACAGAGCAAAGACACAATAAATCAAACTCCTCAGCATCAGTGACTTCTGGACATAGATACCAAACAAGCTATCTTAACACAGAACTTTCAGAAGTGGCTACTTCATTTTGA